From the Lolium rigidum isolate FL_2022 chromosome 2, APGP_CSIRO_Lrig_0.1, whole genome shotgun sequence genome, one window contains:
- the LOC124691327 gene encoding uncharacterized protein LOC124691327 yields MEETAAAATETAPVAAAEQKSSYRYWVREATGDAAPLPIPRKLDAAAAAAANGTGNGNAPQALGSVWNQAGTWEEKNLNSWASSRIKDLLGSLSSLDFSTGKASIDEVSKCSGDAYLVTVRNKKRVGYNYELSLRFKGEWLIKEEQKKVTGHIDIPEFSFGELDDLEAEVRFTDSLEWDDKSRISKDVKSFLSPIREKLRTFELELKDR; encoded by the exons atggaggagacggcggcggcggcgacggagacggcacccgtggcggcggcggagcagaAGTCGTCGTACAGGTACTGGGTGAGGGAGGCCACTGGCGACGCCGCGCCGCTCCCGATCCCTCGCaagctcgacgccgccgccgcggccgccgccaacgGCACGGGCAATGGGAACGCGCCGCAGGCCCTCGGCTCCGTCTGGAATCAG GCTGGAACATGGGAGGAAAAGAACCTTAATTCATGGGCCAGTAGTAGGATAAAG GATTTGCTGGGTTCTTTAAGTTCATTGGACTTCTCCACAGGAAAAGCATCCATTGATGAAGTGTCCAAATGCTCAGGCGAT GCATATCTAGTAACAGTCCGTAATAAGAAGAGAGTAGGGTACAATTATGAATTGAGCTTGAGATTTAAAG GTGAATGGCTAATCAAGGAGGAGCAGAAGAAGGTCACGGGCCATATAGACATCCCTGAGTTTTCATTTGGTGAGCTTGATGACCTAGAG GCAGAAGTAAGGTTTACTGATAGCCTCGAATGGGATGACAAGTCGCGGATCTCCAAGGATGTGAAATCATTCCTTTCGCCTATCAGGGAGAAACTGCGTACATTTGAACTAGAGCTGAAAGATAGGTGA